From Lysobacter auxotrophicus, the proteins below share one genomic window:
- a CDS encoding pyridoxal phosphate-dependent decarboxylase family protein: protein MAIDPLPTSLFQSAVFDEYLDNARAHAGEYLRRLPDRHVGARASRDELLTALRIALPEQGDEGGEVIDLLAGQAERSAVACNSPRYFGFVVGGAYPVALAADWLVSTWDQNAGIYAISPLVSVLEEVAGQWLLDLFDLPRESGVGFVTGCQMANFTCLAAARHHMLRRAGWDVEADGLQGAPRLHVVASAESHVTIDVALRYLGLGTRSVHRVETDAQGRMNVDRLRKVVASIEGPMIVCAQAGNVNTGAFDPLREVADVVRERGAWLHVDGAFGLWARASDSLRGLAQGIELADSWATDAHKWLNVPYDCGVAIVRHAQDHRDAMTSAAPYLIQTRGAERDAVDWVPEFSRRARGVPVYATLRALGRGGVQDLIDGSCARARQMADALREAEGVSVLNEVVLNQVLVRFGDDDDLTRAVIDGVQRDGTCWLGGTTWQGKGAMRISVSNWATTQDDAERSVAAILRVFHSLRRDVAV, encoded by the coding sequence ATGGCCATCGATCCGCTCCCCACGAGCCTGTTCCAGTCCGCGGTCTTCGACGAATACCTCGACAACGCGCGTGCCCACGCCGGGGAGTACCTGCGCCGGTTACCCGATCGCCATGTCGGCGCACGCGCGAGTCGCGATGAACTGCTGACGGCGCTGCGCATCGCGCTGCCGGAGCAGGGCGACGAAGGCGGCGAGGTGATCGACCTGCTCGCCGGGCAGGCCGAACGCAGTGCGGTCGCGTGCAACTCGCCGCGCTATTTCGGCTTCGTGGTGGGCGGCGCGTATCCGGTCGCGCTGGCGGCGGACTGGCTGGTGTCGACGTGGGACCAGAACGCCGGCATCTACGCGATCTCGCCGCTGGTTTCGGTGCTGGAGGAAGTCGCCGGGCAGTGGCTGCTCGACCTGTTCGACCTGCCGCGCGAGAGCGGCGTCGGGTTCGTCACGGGTTGCCAGATGGCGAACTTCACCTGCCTTGCGGCCGCGCGGCACCACATGCTGCGCCGCGCCGGCTGGGACGTCGAAGCCGACGGGCTGCAGGGCGCGCCGCGGCTGCACGTCGTGGCGTCGGCCGAATCGCACGTCACCATCGACGTGGCGCTGCGTTACCTCGGCCTTGGCACGCGCTCGGTGCATCGCGTGGAAACCGACGCGCAGGGACGCATGAACGTCGATCGCCTGCGCAAGGTCGTCGCGTCGATCGAAGGGCCGATGATCGTCTGCGCGCAGGCCGGCAACGTGAACACCGGGGCGTTCGATCCGCTGCGCGAGGTCGCCGACGTGGTGCGCGAACGCGGCGCGTGGCTGCACGTCGATGGCGCGTTCGGGTTGTGGGCGCGTGCGAGCGACTCGTTGCGCGGTCTCGCCCAGGGCATCGAACTGGCCGATTCGTGGGCGACCGACGCGCACAAATGGCTCAACGTGCCGTACGACTGCGGCGTGGCGATCGTGCGGCACGCGCAGGATCACCGCGATGCGATGACCTCGGCCGCGCCCTACCTGATCCAGACGCGCGGCGCCGAACGTGATGCGGTCGACTGGGTGCCGGAGTTCTCGCGGCGTGCGCGCGGCGTGCCGGTATACGCGACATTGCGCGCGCTCGGCCGCGGCGGCGTGCAGGACCTCATCGACGGAAGTTGCGCGCGTGCGCGGCAGATGGCCGACGCGTTACGCGAGGCCGAAGGCGTAAGCGTGCTCAACGAGGTCGTCCTCAACCAGGTGCTCGTGCGATTCGGCGATGACGACGACCTCACCCGCGCGGTGATCGACGGCGTGCAGCGCGACGGCACGTGCTGGCTCGGCGGCACGACGTGGCAGGGGAAGGGCGCGATGCGGATTTCAGTGTCGAACTGGGCGACCACGCAGGACGACGCGGAGCGGAGCGTGGCGGCGATCCTGCGCGTGTTCCATTCGCTGCGTCGCGATGTGGCGGTGTAA
- a CDS encoding cation:proton antiporter: MDVPHPQRMQPKFPWRYLLLVVVPLVAAVAMSRHGVQLPLAETLSSAPTAPAPGANAAAHGPLSTPLARFLLQLLVVLCVAKGAGWLLKRFGQPAVIGEMAAGLLLGPLLFGAVAPQVQGWLFAPESLGALGMVSQLGVLMFLFVAGAELDLSSLNGRRGFALLVSHAGIALPFLGGVLLALFLFAEHAPPGVGFAGFALFMGVSLAITAFPVLLRILSDRGITQTQMGRIAIACAALGDASAWCLLAVIVATVQATGWTMAAVSLAGTLLFAVAVLAFARPWITRREIPVEREGRALIGLLLLALLCALVTEALGIHALFGAFLAGIAVSGNARLRHLLVERVEPFAISLLLPLFFAMTGLRLRVDGWQASDLLLGVVVIAVATIGKGVGTWLAARSAGMPNTDAMRLGALMNTRGLMELIVLNLGYEMGLIGDRLFAVLVIMALVTTAMTGPLLDLIERRARR; the protein is encoded by the coding sequence ATGGACGTGCCACACCCGCAGCGCATGCAACCCAAGTTTCCGTGGCGTTACCTGTTGCTGGTCGTGGTCCCGCTGGTCGCGGCGGTGGCGATGTCGCGCCACGGGGTGCAATTGCCGCTGGCAGAAACCCTCTCCTCCGCGCCGACCGCTCCCGCCCCGGGCGCAAACGCCGCCGCGCACGGCCCCCTTTCCACGCCGCTCGCGCGCTTCCTGCTGCAACTGCTCGTCGTGCTGTGCGTGGCCAAGGGCGCGGGCTGGCTGCTCAAACGCTTCGGCCAGCCGGCGGTGATCGGCGAAATGGCCGCCGGCCTGCTGCTCGGTCCTTTGCTCTTCGGCGCCGTCGCGCCGCAGGTGCAGGGCTGGCTGTTCGCGCCCGAAAGCCTCGGCGCGCTTGGCATGGTGAGCCAGCTGGGCGTGCTGATGTTCCTGTTCGTCGCGGGCGCGGAGCTGGACCTGTCCAGCCTCAACGGGCGTCGCGGATTCGCGCTGCTGGTCAGCCATGCCGGCATCGCCCTACCGTTCCTGGGCGGCGTGCTGCTCGCGCTGTTCCTGTTCGCCGAACACGCACCGCCCGGCGTCGGCTTCGCGGGATTCGCCTTGTTCATGGGCGTGTCGCTGGCGATCACCGCCTTCCCGGTGCTGCTGCGCATCCTGTCCGACCGCGGCATCACGCAGACGCAGATGGGCCGCATCGCGATCGCCTGCGCCGCGCTCGGCGACGCGAGCGCGTGGTGCCTGCTCGCGGTGATCGTCGCCACCGTGCAGGCCACGGGCTGGACGATGGCCGCGGTGAGCCTTGCCGGCACGCTGCTGTTCGCCGTCGCGGTGCTGGCGTTCGCGCGGCCGTGGATCACGCGCCGCGAGATCCCCGTCGAACGCGAAGGCCGCGCGCTCATCGGGCTGCTCCTGCTCGCGCTGCTGTGCGCGCTGGTGACCGAGGCGCTGGGCATCCATGCGCTGTTCGGCGCGTTCCTGGCCGGCATCGCGGTGTCGGGCAACGCGCGCCTGCGGCACCTGCTGGTCGAACGCGTGGAGCCGTTCGCGATCTCGCTGCTGCTGCCGCTGTTCTTCGCGATGACCGGCCTGCGCCTGCGCGTGGACGGCTGGCAGGCGTCGGACCTGCTGCTCGGCGTGGTGGTGATCGCCGTGGCGACGATCGGCAAAGGCGTGGGCACGTGGCTGGCCGCACGCAGCGCCGGCATGCCCAATACCGACGCGATGCGCCTGGGGGCGCTGATGAACACGCGCGGCCTGATGGAGTTGATCGTGCTGAACCTCGGCTACGAGATGGGCCTGATCGGCGACCGCCTCTTCGCCGTGCTGGTGATCATGGCGCTGGTGACTACCGCCATGACCGGCCCGCTGCTCGACCTCATCGAACGCCGCGCACGCCGCTGA
- a CDS encoding YciI family protein, with translation MRFMSLIRVDENTGQVPSQRLIDEMTVLIGEMRASGKLVDTGGLQPTSKGRRVKLHNGKLSKIDGPFAEAKEVVGGYAILEAADLDEATELTRRFVAIHGDEWNIECEVRQIEEPGV, from the coding sequence ATGCGTTTCATGTCCCTGATCCGAGTCGACGAGAACACCGGCCAGGTGCCGAGCCAGCGGCTCATCGACGAGATGACCGTGCTCATCGGCGAGATGCGCGCCTCCGGCAAGCTCGTCGACACCGGCGGCCTGCAGCCCACCTCGAAGGGCCGCCGCGTGAAGCTGCACAACGGCAAGCTGTCGAAGATCGACGGCCCGTTCGCCGAAGCCAAGGAAGTCGTCGGCGGCTACGCGATCCTGGAGGCGGCCGACCTCGACGAGGCGACCGAACTCACGCGCCGCTTCGTCGCCATCCACGGCGACGAGTGGAACATCGAATGCGAGGTCCGGCAGATCGAGGAGCCCGGCGTCTGA